A window of the Canis lupus baileyi chromosome 1, mCanLup2.hap1, whole genome shotgun sequence genome harbors these coding sequences:
- the ZBTB32 gene encoding zinc finger and BTB domain-containing protein 32 isoform X2: MPLCPTRLPSPYCSDRLVRLAARLRPALCDTLITVGSQEFPAHSLVLAGVSQQLGRRGRWALVKGISPSTFAQLLYFVYGESVELQPGELGPLEEAARTLGVQSLEEACRRARQDRARELGTGLKEHQEEPEKPIRGSERGLEGHGNQRPEKFVRAGWREQEALHEQRPQRERPERAEAMQEGSREQMRSKEKFKQSPVGHGGTDGKQEVIMWVTESPGGSEESLREFPGPFPPPGCLQSSVVPRPWWAEAPWLGEGQPALWSILLLPPRYGTPFSHSTAITGAWQEVWPQDQRIPLSLNLEKGLWNQNQLGSSSPAPGSLPQCPTKLSPGEMEESDQRHTGPLATCVGHVSTAGPSRQQPPPPPPARSRPHSCSVCGKRFSLKHQMETHYRVHTGRPGPRPLPVGPLAPPLDGVGSFFGLKNERRADGLTRLLTQHRSHGSLANLAPRSTARKALKAASQMTAGPRSLGQRARVGCGQ, encoded by the exons ATGCCCCTGTGCCCGACAAGACTGCCTAGCCCCTATTGCTCTGATCGACTGGTACGGCTAGCAGCCAGGCTCCGGCCAGCACTATGTGATACCTTGATCACTGTGGGGAGCCAAGAATTCCCTGCCCACAGCCTGGTGCTGGCAGGCGTGAGCCAGCAGCTGGGCCGCAGGGGCCGCTGGGCTCTGGTCAAAGGCATCAGCCCTTCTACCTTTGCCCAGCTTCTGTACTTTGTTTATGGGGAGAGTGTAGAGCTGCAACCTGGGGAACTGGGACCCCTTGAGGAAGCAGCCAGAACTTTGGGGGTGCAGTCCCTGGAAGAGGCATGCAGGAGAGCTCGACAGGACAGGGCTAGAGAACTGGGTACAGGACTCAAGGAACATCAGGAGGAGCCAGAGAAACCTATAAGGGGTTCTGAGAGAGGATTGGAGGGACATGGAAATCAAAGACCAGAGAAATTTGTTAGAGCTGGTTGGAGAGAACAAGAGGCACTGCATGAGCAAAGGCCACAAAGAGAGAGGCCGGAGAGAGCAGAGGCAATGCAGGAGGGTTCGAGGGAGCAGATGAGATCAAAGGAGAAATTCAAGCAATCCCCTGTTGGCCATGGTGGAACAGATGGAAAACAAGAAGTAATTATGTGGGTGACGGAGAGTCCAGGGGGCTCTGAGGAAAGTCTGCGGGAGTTCCCtggccccttccccccaccaggTTGCCTCCAAAGCAGCGTCGTTCCTAGGCCCTGGTGGGCTGAGGCCCCTTGGTTGGGGGAGGGCCAGCCTGCCCTGTGGAGCATCCTGCTGTTGCCACCCAGATACGGCACTCCCTTCTCCCATAGCACCGCCATCACTGGAGCCTGGCAGGAGGTCTGGCCACAGGACCAGAG GATCCCACTGTCCCTGAACCTCGAGAAAGGTCTCTGGAACCAGAACCAGTTGGGCTCCTCCAGTCCTGCCCCAG GTTCCCTCCCCCAGTGCCCCACAAAACTCAGCCCTGGGGAGATGGAAGAGTCTGATCAGAGGCACACAG GTCCACTTGCCACCTGTGTGGGTCATGTGAGTACAGCAGGCCCATCACGCCAacaacctcccccacccccacctgctcgGTCCAGGCCCCATTCTTGTTCTGTCTGTGGAAAAAGGTTCTCACTCAAGCATCAGATGGAGACGCACTACCGAGTCCACACAG GCCGTCCCGGGCCTCGACCTCTCCCTGTAGGTCCCCTTGCTCCACCACTTGATGGTGTTGGCAGCTTCTTTGGCTTAAAGAATGAAAGACGGGCTGATGGGCTGACTAGGCTTCTGACCCAGCACCGCAGTCACGGCAGCCTAGCAAATTTGGCTCCAAGAAGCACCGCAAGAAAGGCGCTGAAAGCCGCCTCCCAGATGACCGCAGGCCCCAGAAGTCTGGGCCAGCGAGCCCGTGTGGGGTGTGGGCAGTAA
- the ZBTB32 gene encoding zinc finger and BTB domain-containing protein 32 isoform X5: MSFHLHPHLQMSTAITGAWQEVWPQDQRIPLSLNLEKGLWNQNQLGSSSPAPGSLPQCPTKLSPGEMEESDQRHTGPLATCVGHVSTAGPSRQQPPPPPPARSRPHSCSVCGKRFSLKHQMETHYRVHTGEKPFSCSLCPQRSRDFSAMTKHLRTHGAAPYRCPLCRAGCPSLASMQAHMRGHSPSQLPPGWTIRSTFLYSSSRPSRASTSPCRSPCSTT, from the exons ATGTCGTTTCATCTTCACCCTCACCTCCAAATGAG CACCGCCATCACTGGAGCCTGGCAGGAGGTCTGGCCACAGGACCAGAG GATCCCACTGTCCCTGAACCTCGAGAAAGGTCTCTGGAACCAGAACCAGTTGGGCTCCTCCAGTCCTGCCCCAG GTTCCCTCCCCCAGTGCCCCACAAAACTCAGCCCTGGGGAGATGGAAGAGTCTGATCAGAGGCACACAG GTCCACTTGCCACCTGTGTGGGTCATGTGAGTACAGCAGGCCCATCACGCCAacaacctcccccacccccacctgctcgGTCCAGGCCCCATTCTTGTTCTGTCTGTGGAAAAAGGTTCTCACTCAAGCATCAGATGGAGACGCACTACCGAGTCCACACAG GAGAGAAGCCCTTCTCCTGTAGCCTCTGCCCCCAGCGCTCCCGGGACTTCTCAGCCATGACCAAGCACCTGCGCACGCATGGGGCCGCACCCTACCGCTGCCCTCTGTGCCGGGCCGGctgccccagcctggcctccaTGCAGGCGCACATGCGTGGCCACTCGCCCAGCCAGCTCCCACCTGGATGGACCATTCGCTCCACCTTCCTCTACTCCTCTTCCAGGCCGTCCCGGGCCTCGACCTCTCCCTGTAGGTCCCCTTGCTCCACCACTTGA
- the ZBTB32 gene encoding zinc finger and BTB domain-containing protein 32 isoform X4, whose amino-acid sequence MAFLSDLLRLVPRQGTMPLCPTRLPSPYCSDRLVRLAARLRPALCDTLITVGSQEFPAHSLVLAGVSQQLGRRGRWALVKGISPSTFAQLLYFVYGESVELQPGELGPLEEAARTLGVQSLEEACRRARQDRARELGTGLKEHQEEPEKPIRGSERGLEGHGNQRPEKFVRAGWREQEALHEQRPQRERPERAEAMQEGSREQMRSKEKFKQSPVGHGGTDGKQEVIMWVTESPGGSEESLREFPGPFPPPGCLQSSVVPRPWWAEAPWLGEGQPALWSILLLPPRYGTPFSHSTAITGAWQEVWPQDQRIPLSLNLEKGLWNQNQLGSSSPAPGSLPQCPTKLSPGEMEESDQRHTGPLATCVGHVSTAGPSRQQPPPPPPARSRPHSCSVCGKRFSLKHQMETHYRVHTGEKPFSCSLCPQRSRDFSAMTKHLRTHGAAPYRCPLCRAGCPSLASMQAHMRGHSPSQLPPGWTIRSTFLYSSSRPSRASTSPCRSPCSTT is encoded by the exons ATGGCCTTTCTTTCAGATCTTCTGAGATTGGTACCCAGGCAAGGCACAATGCCCCTGTGCCCGACAAGACTGCCTAGCCCCTATTGCTCTGATCGACTGGTACGGCTAGCAGCCAGGCTCCGGCCAGCACTATGTGATACCTTGATCACTGTGGGGAGCCAAGAATTCCCTGCCCACAGCCTGGTGCTGGCAGGCGTGAGCCAGCAGCTGGGCCGCAGGGGCCGCTGGGCTCTGGTCAAAGGCATCAGCCCTTCTACCTTTGCCCAGCTTCTGTACTTTGTTTATGGGGAGAGTGTAGAGCTGCAACCTGGGGAACTGGGACCCCTTGAGGAAGCAGCCAGAACTTTGGGGGTGCAGTCCCTGGAAGAGGCATGCAGGAGAGCTCGACAGGACAGGGCTAGAGAACTGGGTACAGGACTCAAGGAACATCAGGAGGAGCCAGAGAAACCTATAAGGGGTTCTGAGAGAGGATTGGAGGGACATGGAAATCAAAGACCAGAGAAATTTGTTAGAGCTGGTTGGAGAGAACAAGAGGCACTGCATGAGCAAAGGCCACAAAGAGAGAGGCCGGAGAGAGCAGAGGCAATGCAGGAGGGTTCGAGGGAGCAGATGAGATCAAAGGAGAAATTCAAGCAATCCCCTGTTGGCCATGGTGGAACAGATGGAAAACAAGAAGTAATTATGTGGGTGACGGAGAGTCCAGGGGGCTCTGAGGAAAGTCTGCGGGAGTTCCCtggccccttccccccaccaggTTGCCTCCAAAGCAGCGTCGTTCCTAGGCCCTGGTGGGCTGAGGCCCCTTGGTTGGGGGAGGGCCAGCCTGCCCTGTGGAGCATCCTGCTGTTGCCACCCAGATACGGCACTCCCTTCTCCCATAGCACCGCCATCACTGGAGCCTGGCAGGAGGTCTGGCCACAGGACCAGAG GATCCCACTGTCCCTGAACCTCGAGAAAGGTCTCTGGAACCAGAACCAGTTGGGCTCCTCCAGTCCTGCCCCAG GTTCCCTCCCCCAGTGCCCCACAAAACTCAGCCCTGGGGAGATGGAAGAGTCTGATCAGAGGCACACAG GTCCACTTGCCACCTGTGTGGGTCATGTGAGTACAGCAGGCCCATCACGCCAacaacctcccccacccccacctgctcgGTCCAGGCCCCATTCTTGTTCTGTCTGTGGAAAAAGGTTCTCACTCAAGCATCAGATGGAGACGCACTACCGAGTCCACACAG GAGAGAAGCCCTTCTCCTGTAGCCTCTGCCCCCAGCGCTCCCGGGACTTCTCAGCCATGACCAAGCACCTGCGCACGCATGGGGCCGCACCCTACCGCTGCCCTCTGTGCCGGGCCGGctgccccagcctggcctccaTGCAGGCGCACATGCGTGGCCACTCGCCCAGCCAGCTCCCACCTGGATGGACCATTCGCTCCACCTTCCTCTACTCCTCTTCCAGGCCGTCCCGGGCCTCGACCTCTCCCTGTAGGTCCCCTTGCTCCACCACTTGA
- the ZBTB32 gene encoding zinc finger and BTB domain-containing protein 32 isoform X7 — MEESDQRHTGPLATCVGHVSTAGPSRQQPPPPPPARSRPHSCSVCGKRFSLKHQMETHYRVHTGEKPFSCSLCPQRSRDFSAMTKHLRTHGAAPYRCPLCRAGCPSLASMQAHMRGHSPSQLPPGWTIRSTFLYSSSRPSRASTSPCRSPCSTT, encoded by the exons ATGGAAGAGTCTGATCAGAGGCACACAG GTCCACTTGCCACCTGTGTGGGTCATGTGAGTACAGCAGGCCCATCACGCCAacaacctcccccacccccacctgctcgGTCCAGGCCCCATTCTTGTTCTGTCTGTGGAAAAAGGTTCTCACTCAAGCATCAGATGGAGACGCACTACCGAGTCCACACAG GAGAGAAGCCCTTCTCCTGTAGCCTCTGCCCCCAGCGCTCCCGGGACTTCTCAGCCATGACCAAGCACCTGCGCACGCATGGGGCCGCACCCTACCGCTGCCCTCTGTGCCGGGCCGGctgccccagcctggcctccaTGCAGGCGCACATGCGTGGCCACTCGCCCAGCCAGCTCCCACCTGGATGGACCATTCGCTCCACCTTCCTCTACTCCTCTTCCAGGCCGTCCCGGGCCTCGACCTCTCCCTGTAGGTCCCCTTGCTCCACCACTTGA
- the ZBTB32 gene encoding zinc finger and BTB domain-containing protein 32 isoform X6, which yields MTSPSPGRVWPGSQVLPRLTLPHRIPRIPLSLNLEKGLWNQNQLGSSSPAPGSLPQCPTKLSPGEMEESDQRHTGPLATCVGHVSTAGPSRQQPPPPPPARSRPHSCSVCGKRFSLKHQMETHYRVHTGEKPFSCSLCPQRSRDFSAMTKHLRTHGAAPYRCPLCRAGCPSLASMQAHMRGHSPSQLPPGWTIRSTFLYSSSRPSRASTSPCRSPCSTT from the exons ATGACATCTCCCTCTCCAGGAAGGGTCTGGCCAGGATCCCAGGTTTTGCCAAGGTTAACTCTTCCCCACCGTATCCCCAGGATCCCACTGTCCCTGAACCTCGAGAAAGGTCTCTGGAACCAGAACCAGTTGGGCTCCTCCAGTCCTGCCCCAG GTTCCCTCCCCCAGTGCCCCACAAAACTCAGCCCTGGGGAGATGGAAGAGTCTGATCAGAGGCACACAG GTCCACTTGCCACCTGTGTGGGTCATGTGAGTACAGCAGGCCCATCACGCCAacaacctcccccacccccacctgctcgGTCCAGGCCCCATTCTTGTTCTGTCTGTGGAAAAAGGTTCTCACTCAAGCATCAGATGGAGACGCACTACCGAGTCCACACAG GAGAGAAGCCCTTCTCCTGTAGCCTCTGCCCCCAGCGCTCCCGGGACTTCTCAGCCATGACCAAGCACCTGCGCACGCATGGGGCCGCACCCTACCGCTGCCCTCTGTGCCGGGCCGGctgccccagcctggcctccaTGCAGGCGCACATGCGTGGCCACTCGCCCAGCCAGCTCCCACCTGGATGGACCATTCGCTCCACCTTCCTCTACTCCTCTTCCAGGCCGTCCCGGGCCTCGACCTCTCCCTGTAGGTCCCCTTGCTCCACCACTTGA
- the ZBTB32 gene encoding zinc finger and BTB domain-containing protein 32 isoform X3 translates to MPLCPTRLPSPYCSDRLVRLAARLRPALCDTLITVGSQEFPAHSLVLAGVSQQLGRRGRWALVKGISPSTFAQLLYFVYGESVELQPGELGPLEEAARTLGVQSLEEACRRARQDRARELGTGLKEHQEEPEKPIRGSERGLEGHGNQRPEKFVRAGWREQEALHEQRPQRERPERAEAMQEGSREQMRSKEKFKQSPVGHGGTDGKQEVIMWVTESPGGSEESLREFPGPFPPPGCLQSSVVPRPWWAEAPWLGEGQPALWSILLLPPRYGTPFSHSTAITGAWQEVWPQDQRIPLSLNLEKGLWNQNQLGSSSPAPGPLATCVGHVSTAGPSRQQPPPPPPARSRPHSCSVCGKRFSLKHQMETHYRVHTGEKPFSCSLCPQRSRDFSAMTKHLRTHGAAPYRCPLCRAGCPSLASMQAHMRGHSPSQLPPGWTIRSTFLYSSSRPSRASTSPCRSPCSTT, encoded by the exons ATGCCCCTGTGCCCGACAAGACTGCCTAGCCCCTATTGCTCTGATCGACTGGTACGGCTAGCAGCCAGGCTCCGGCCAGCACTATGTGATACCTTGATCACTGTGGGGAGCCAAGAATTCCCTGCCCACAGCCTGGTGCTGGCAGGCGTGAGCCAGCAGCTGGGCCGCAGGGGCCGCTGGGCTCTGGTCAAAGGCATCAGCCCTTCTACCTTTGCCCAGCTTCTGTACTTTGTTTATGGGGAGAGTGTAGAGCTGCAACCTGGGGAACTGGGACCCCTTGAGGAAGCAGCCAGAACTTTGGGGGTGCAGTCCCTGGAAGAGGCATGCAGGAGAGCTCGACAGGACAGGGCTAGAGAACTGGGTACAGGACTCAAGGAACATCAGGAGGAGCCAGAGAAACCTATAAGGGGTTCTGAGAGAGGATTGGAGGGACATGGAAATCAAAGACCAGAGAAATTTGTTAGAGCTGGTTGGAGAGAACAAGAGGCACTGCATGAGCAAAGGCCACAAAGAGAGAGGCCGGAGAGAGCAGAGGCAATGCAGGAGGGTTCGAGGGAGCAGATGAGATCAAAGGAGAAATTCAAGCAATCCCCTGTTGGCCATGGTGGAACAGATGGAAAACAAGAAGTAATTATGTGGGTGACGGAGAGTCCAGGGGGCTCTGAGGAAAGTCTGCGGGAGTTCCCtggccccttccccccaccaggTTGCCTCCAAAGCAGCGTCGTTCCTAGGCCCTGGTGGGCTGAGGCCCCTTGGTTGGGGGAGGGCCAGCCTGCCCTGTGGAGCATCCTGCTGTTGCCACCCAGATACGGCACTCCCTTCTCCCATAGCACCGCCATCACTGGAGCCTGGCAGGAGGTCTGGCCACAGGACCAGAG GATCCCACTGTCCCTGAACCTCGAGAAAGGTCTCTGGAACCAGAACCAGTTGGGCTCCTCCAGTCCTGCCCCAG GTCCACTTGCCACCTGTGTGGGTCATGTGAGTACAGCAGGCCCATCACGCCAacaacctcccccacccccacctgctcgGTCCAGGCCCCATTCTTGTTCTGTCTGTGGAAAAAGGTTCTCACTCAAGCATCAGATGGAGACGCACTACCGAGTCCACACAG GAGAGAAGCCCTTCTCCTGTAGCCTCTGCCCCCAGCGCTCCCGGGACTTCTCAGCCATGACCAAGCACCTGCGCACGCATGGGGCCGCACCCTACCGCTGCCCTCTGTGCCGGGCCGGctgccccagcctggcctccaTGCAGGCGCACATGCGTGGCCACTCGCCCAGCCAGCTCCCACCTGGATGGACCATTCGCTCCACCTTCCTCTACTCCTCTTCCAGGCCGTCCCGGGCCTCGACCTCTCCCTGTAGGTCCCCTTGCTCCACCACTTGA
- the ZBTB32 gene encoding zinc finger and BTB domain-containing protein 32 isoform X1 — protein MPLCPTRLPSPYCSDRLVRLAARLRPALCDTLITVGSQEFPAHSLVLAGVSQQLGRRGRWALVKGISPSTFAQLLYFVYGESVELQPGELGPLEEAARTLGVQSLEEACRRARQDRARELGTGLKEHQEEPEKPIRGSERGLEGHGNQRPEKFVRAGWREQEALHEQRPQRERPERAEAMQEGSREQMRSKEKFKQSPVGHGGTDGKQEVIMWVTESPGGSEESLREFPGPFPPPGCLQSSVVPRPWWAEAPWLGEGQPALWSILLLPPRYGTPFSHSTAITGAWQEVWPQDQRIPLSLNLEKGLWNQNQLGSSSPAPGSLPQCPTKLSPGEMEESDQRHTGPLATCVGHVSTAGPSRQQPPPPPPARSRPHSCSVCGKRFSLKHQMETHYRVHTGEKPFSCSLCPQRSRDFSAMTKHLRTHGAAPYRCPLCRAGCPSLASMQAHMRGHSPSQLPPGWTIRSTFLYSSSRPSRASTSPCRSPCSTT, from the exons ATGCCCCTGTGCCCGACAAGACTGCCTAGCCCCTATTGCTCTGATCGACTGGTACGGCTAGCAGCCAGGCTCCGGCCAGCACTATGTGATACCTTGATCACTGTGGGGAGCCAAGAATTCCCTGCCCACAGCCTGGTGCTGGCAGGCGTGAGCCAGCAGCTGGGCCGCAGGGGCCGCTGGGCTCTGGTCAAAGGCATCAGCCCTTCTACCTTTGCCCAGCTTCTGTACTTTGTTTATGGGGAGAGTGTAGAGCTGCAACCTGGGGAACTGGGACCCCTTGAGGAAGCAGCCAGAACTTTGGGGGTGCAGTCCCTGGAAGAGGCATGCAGGAGAGCTCGACAGGACAGGGCTAGAGAACTGGGTACAGGACTCAAGGAACATCAGGAGGAGCCAGAGAAACCTATAAGGGGTTCTGAGAGAGGATTGGAGGGACATGGAAATCAAAGACCAGAGAAATTTGTTAGAGCTGGTTGGAGAGAACAAGAGGCACTGCATGAGCAAAGGCCACAAAGAGAGAGGCCGGAGAGAGCAGAGGCAATGCAGGAGGGTTCGAGGGAGCAGATGAGATCAAAGGAGAAATTCAAGCAATCCCCTGTTGGCCATGGTGGAACAGATGGAAAACAAGAAGTAATTATGTGGGTGACGGAGAGTCCAGGGGGCTCTGAGGAAAGTCTGCGGGAGTTCCCtggccccttccccccaccaggTTGCCTCCAAAGCAGCGTCGTTCCTAGGCCCTGGTGGGCTGAGGCCCCTTGGTTGGGGGAGGGCCAGCCTGCCCTGTGGAGCATCCTGCTGTTGCCACCCAGATACGGCACTCCCTTCTCCCATAGCACCGCCATCACTGGAGCCTGGCAGGAGGTCTGGCCACAGGACCAGAG GATCCCACTGTCCCTGAACCTCGAGAAAGGTCTCTGGAACCAGAACCAGTTGGGCTCCTCCAGTCCTGCCCCAG GTTCCCTCCCCCAGTGCCCCACAAAACTCAGCCCTGGGGAGATGGAAGAGTCTGATCAGAGGCACACAG GTCCACTTGCCACCTGTGTGGGTCATGTGAGTACAGCAGGCCCATCACGCCAacaacctcccccacccccacctgctcgGTCCAGGCCCCATTCTTGTTCTGTCTGTGGAAAAAGGTTCTCACTCAAGCATCAGATGGAGACGCACTACCGAGTCCACACAG GAGAGAAGCCCTTCTCCTGTAGCCTCTGCCCCCAGCGCTCCCGGGACTTCTCAGCCATGACCAAGCACCTGCGCACGCATGGGGCCGCACCCTACCGCTGCCCTCTGTGCCGGGCCGGctgccccagcctggcctccaTGCAGGCGCACATGCGTGGCCACTCGCCCAGCCAGCTCCCACCTGGATGGACCATTCGCTCCACCTTCCTCTACTCCTCTTCCAGGCCGTCCCGGGCCTCGACCTCTCCCTGTAGGTCCCCTTGCTCCACCACTTGA